AATCTGAGCCCAAATACCCCGAAAGGCTGCCAAAAGTAGAGTTCAAAGTAGTCTGGGCTGAGAGAAGCTGAGTAGATGAGGAGGAGGGTAGAGTAGGCTAAGATTGCGAATGAGAACCAACCAACCCTACTACCTATCCTCCTCCCAACCAGATAGACGATCGGTGAAAGCACAATAGGTAAGAAGACAGCTTGGAGAAGAGGATTTATCATAGACTCCTACCCCCTCAACCCCTTAATTTCCGACACATCAACATCCTTCCTCAACCTAAAGACCGCTAAGATTATCGCCAACCCGACAGCAGCTTCAGCTGCAGCCAAAGCTATGGAGAACATAGCCAACGATTGCCCAGTGACCGTGGTGGGGTGAAGGTAGCGTGTAAAGGCTACGAAGTTTAGGTTGGCCGCGTTTATTAGAATCTCGACCGCGAAGAGCATCCTCAACGCATTCTTCTTAGTAACCAGACCATAGACGCCTATAGCAAAGAGCGCAGCGGAGACGAACAAGTAGTTCACAAGCGGCTCCAACTCAATCCCTCTCCAGCTTAGCCAAGACCACAGCACCGATCACAGCAGAGGCTAAGACGAGAGCTAAGGTGATGAAGGCGAACCAATATTCTGATAGGATCTGCGAACCTATGAGCGTAAAGGGTGCTTGCTCAACAGATGAGGTGACGTGTGTTATCGTCGATGCGTAGACCAAGTAGCCCAAGCCCAGGGCGACTATGATGGCAACTAACACACCGAGCACACTATGCACACCCTCCTTAGCCTTAAGCCACTGCTCTCTCCGCACAAGCATAACTGTAAAGAGAATAAGTACAGCGATCGCCCCAACATATACTGTAAGCTGAAACATCGCTAAGAAGACCGCGTCAAGAAGCGCGAAGAAGCCTGCAATCCCAACAAAAGAGAGGGATAGCGCTATGGCGCCGTAAACGACCTCCTTGGCCTCTAAAGCTAGTATGGCTGATATTACGGTTATTATGGCAAGCAGAGCGAAGGCGACATCAATCAACCCTTTATCACCTTCTATGGTTTGAATCCTCCTAAGACGACGGCTGCTGCTATAACCAGATTTATGAGGGCGAGTATGAAGTATCTCGCCCAACTCTGCTTCAGCAGTAGATCTATTCTTAGCCTCGGGAAGACACCTCTGGGTATGAGTAGGAAGGTTGTGACGATGAATGCTTTAAATATGAACCAGAAGTCTGGTGGTAGAGGCTGAGGACCTAACCAACCACCTAAGAAGAGTAGGGTAAAGAGAGCTGAGAGTACATAGAGTTTTATGTAGACCGCTATACCCAATATCAACCCGAAGTTCATACCACCATATTCGGTCAACCAACCTGAAACCAGCTCAGGCTCGGCTTCAGGTAGATCAAAAGGTATCCGCTCGAGCTCAGCCAAAGAGCAGATGTAGAAGGTCAAAGCGGAGATCGGGGCTAGCAGAATGAACCAGAGGCTCGACTGCTTCTCCACGATATCGAGTAGGTTCAGCGAGCCGGTGAGTACTACAGGTGTAAGTACAGAGAGTATGAGGGGAATCTCATACGCAACCATCTGGTGCAACGCTCTTAGCCCTCCGAGCATTGGATACCTGCTGTTAGAGGACCAAGCAGCCATCAAAGCAGTTAGAGGAAAGAAAGCGAGCACAGCGAAGATAACTAAAACACCGACATCAGACCGGGCGATCACCCACCTTTCAGTAACGGGTATAACAGCAACAGCAGCTGTAGCGATCGTCACAGTTAGTATTGGTGCGAGGATAAAGAAGAATCGGTCAACCACCTTAGGGATAACCAGCTCTTTAGAGAGAAGCTTCATCACATCTGCGATAGGCTGAAGAATACCCTCGAACTTACCCGCATACAAGGGGCCTACCCGTAGCTGCATCTTAGCCAAGAGCTTCCTCTCCCATAAACCAGCTATAGCAGCATAGAGCGCTACAAACGTAAACCCAGGGAAGACCACTATTCTAAAAAAGTCTGTATCCATAAGCGCGAATGTGAAGGCTAATGCTTCCTGAGGGTTGATCAGCATAGAGGGCGTAATAGGTAAGCTTGGACCAATCAAGTAGTACGCTGCTGAAATCAGAATTAATCCTAAGACCAGGATGACTAATACCAAAACCACTATTCTAATTAAGAATCCTATGAGGGTTCTGATCATGGGCATAAAACCACCTCTAGAGTAAAGAGGGGATGAGGGAAACTGGTTTGTTCACCATAGCTCACGCCTCGCTGCATGATAAAGCGTAAAGGCTAATGGGATCAGCAAAATGCCGATAAACAGGATTACAGCTAAGAGCCCACCTAGCCCAGCGTTAGATATGGAGGTACCCCAGGCGAAGAGAAACATAGACATCACGTCGAAGGCAACGAACATAAGTAGGTAAGCGTAGTACTGCATCATTAATGAGAGCTTACCTGCGCCGCTTGGTATCTGACCGCATTCGTACTGCGTTTCTTTTGGCTTATTGGGTTTCTTAGGTGCGATTATTAATGGTATGATAAGCATAGGCACAGAAGCTGCAACCGCAAAACCAGCGGTGTATAAAATTAATAGTAGATCCGAGCCCATGCCCCTCAAATCCTCCTACTAAAACCATATTTAAGGCTTGACATTCACACTATGTAGAAAGGGTTTTATCCAAGCGAGGTAGAGGTAGGCATGATGCCAATACACCTCTCTAAGAAGGGTGATGTGCTCGAAGTCAGCCTCGTAAACGAAGATGTAGCGTTAGCCGACATAATACACCACGAGCTTCTAAAGGATGACAAGGTGATATTTGCTGGGGTCGCTCCTACTCATCCTCTATTGGCTGAAACCAAGCTAATTATTCAAAGTAAAGAAGATCCTACTAAGACCTTGTTGGCAAGCGCAGAAAGAGCCGCTGCGACGATAAAAGAGATGCTGGACAAAACTGAATCTAGTCTGAAGAAGGGAGGTGTGTGAAGATGAAGTTCTGCCCTAAGTGTGGAACGAAGCTAAGGTATAGGCAGGTGAAGACCGAGGGGAAGAGCGAACCCGCTTTAGCGTGTGATAAATGTGGCTACTGGGAGCCTATAGCGAAGAGTACCACAAAACCAGTGCTAAAGGAGGCAGAAGGTGAAGGGGTGATTAAGGTCGTTGGGGATGAGGAGAGGGAGATCAAGACGATGCCCACCACAACGATAGAGTGTCCCAGATGCCACAATAATGAAGCGTACTGGTGGTTTCTGCAAACGAGAGGTAGAGATGAGCCTACCACACAGTTTTACCGATGCACGAAGTGTGAATATACTTGGAGGCTCTACGCTTAGAGCTGCAGATCTCCGAACCGCTTTATATAAGGTATCAGCCCACCTACTTCTAAAATCTTCTTCATAGTATCGGGCAAAGGTGGGAAGCGAATCTCCAAACCTTTTGTGTGGTTAACCACTACTCCTGCTGAAAGGTCTAGTGACAGGGTGTCCCCATCCTCTATCAGAGAAGTGTCACAGATCACAGCAGGCAGACCTATGTTAATGGCGTTTCTGTAGAAGATTCTAGCGAAAGATTTAGCCAGCACTGCCTCTACACCCACAAGCTTTATTATAGTGGGGGCGTGCTCTCGGCTCGAGCCTGATCCGAAGTTGACACCAGCAACCACGAAGTCACCCTTCTTCACATTTAAGGGGAACTCTGGCCTAGCATCCTCAAGCACGTGCTTAGCCAACTCCTCTAAATTGGAGCGGAGATGGAAGTATCTACCAGGCGCTATATGATCTGTGGTTATATTATCCCCAAACTTCCACGCCCTACCAGCCAACTACACCACATCCCTAGGGTCTGCAATCCTACCTTTTAAGGCGGTCGCGGCGGCGGTGGCTGGAGAACCAAGATAGGTGTATGCAGCTGGGTTACCCGTTCTACCCAAGAAGTTGCGATTGGTCGTTGTGAAAATAACTTCGCCGTCAGCAGGGATTCCTCCTAATGCGCCGAAGCATAAGCCGCAGCCCGGTGGTGTTATTAAAGCGCCTGCCTCGATCAGCGTACTTAACGTGCCATCAGCCATCGCTTTGATGTAGATCTCTTTTGAGGCTGGTGTAACTATCAACCTTGTTTCTGGGTGGATCTGCTTACCCTTAAGCACCGACGCCGCCACATGAAGATCTTCAAGCCTTGCGTTGGTACAGCTGCCTATGAAGACCAGGTCCACCTTGACCCCCTTAACCTCGCTTACTGGCTTGACATTATCTACAGAATGTGGGCACGCAACCTGCGGTTCAAGCGCTGCAGCATCAATCTTGATGACACGCTCGTAGGATGCGTTGTCGTCGCTTCTGATCTCTCTGAACTCCTCAACCCTACCCCGTTCAGCTAAGTACTTCTTGGTAACATCGTCAGAGGGTGTGAAGCCTACTTTAGCACCAGCCTCAACCACCATGTTGCATAAGACCAACCGCTCAGAAATCGGCAGTGAATCTATAGTATCGCCTACGAACTCAAGCGCCTTATAGGTGGCACCATCTGCGCCGAGCAATCCTATGAGGTGAAGTATGATATCCTTCGCGTACACGCCTTTTTG
This region of Nitrososphaerota archaeon genomic DNA includes:
- the nuoK gene encoding NADH-quinone oxidoreductase subunit NuoK, with product MEPLVNYLFVSAALFAIGVYGLVTKKNALRMLFAVEILINAANLNFVAFTRYLHPTTVTGQSLAMFSIALAAAEAAVGLAIILAVFRLRKDVDVSEIKGLRG
- a CDS encoding NADH-quinone oxidoreductase subunit J; this encodes MIDVAFALLAIITVISAILALEAKEVVYGAIALSLSFVGIAGFFALLDAVFLAMFQLTVYVGAIAVLILFTVMLVRREQWLKAKEGVHSVLGVLVAIIVALGLGYLVYASTITHVTSSVEQAPFTLIGSQILSEYWFAFITLALVLASAVIGAVVLAKLERD
- the nuoH gene encoding NADH-quinone oxidoreductase subunit NuoH, translating into MPMIRTLIGFLIRIVVLVLVILVLGLILISAAYYLIGPSLPITPSMLINPQEALAFTFALMDTDFFRIVVFPGFTFVALYAAIAGLWERKLLAKMQLRVGPLYAGKFEGILQPIADVMKLLSKELVIPKVVDRFFFILAPILTVTIATAAVAVIPVTERWVIARSDVGVLVIFAVLAFFPLTALMAAWSSNSRYPMLGGLRALHQMVAYEIPLILSVLTPVVLTGSLNLLDIVEKQSSLWFILLAPISALTFYICSLAELERIPFDLPEAEPELVSGWLTEYGGMNFGLILGIAVYIKLYVLSALFTLLFLGGWLGPQPLPPDFWFIFKAFIVTTFLLIPRGVFPRLRIDLLLKQSWARYFILALINLVIAAAVVLGGFKP
- a CDS encoding NADH-quinone oxidoreductase subunit A; amino-acid sequence: MRGMGSDLLLILYTAGFAVAASVPMLIIPLIIAPKKPNKPKETQYECGQIPSGAGKLSLMMQYYAYLLMFVAFDVMSMFLFAWGTSISNAGLGGLLAVILFIGILLIPLAFTLYHAARRELW
- a CDS encoding transcription factor S, whose product is MKFCPKCGTKLRYRQVKTEGKSEPALACDKCGYWEPIAKSTTKPVLKEAEGEGVIKVVGDEEREIKTMPTTTIECPRCHNNEAYWWFLQTRGRDEPTTQFYRCTKCEYTWRLYA
- a CDS encoding 3-isopropylmalate dehydratase small subunit gives rise to the protein MAGRAWKFGDNITTDHIAPGRYFHLRSNLEELAKHVLEDARPEFPLNVKKGDFVVAGVNFGSGSSREHAPTIIKLVGVEAVLAKSFARIFYRNAINIGLPAVICDTSLIEDGDTLSLDLSAGVVVNHTKGLEIRFPPLPDTMKKILEVGGLIPYIKRFGDLQL
- a CDS encoding 3-isopropylmalate dehydratase large subunit; the protein is MGKTIAEKILSEHAARSVSAGEVAVVKVDYVFTHDASGPLLLKQLKELGVSKLHNPLRTIIFIDHVVPSPRKEISNEQSALRRFAAEAGCRFHEAGSGICHQLMAEYYASPGQIIVGTDSHTVTAGALAAFATGMGATDVAVAAALGKTWLRVPETFRVEVNGSLQKGVYAKDIILHLIGLLGADGATYKALEFVGDTIDSLPISERLVLCNMVVEAGAKVGFTPSDDVTKKYLAERGRVEEFREIRSDDNASYERVIKIDAAALEPQVACPHSVDNVKPVSEVKGVKVDLVFIGSCTNARLEDLHVAASVLKGKQIHPETRLIVTPASKEIYIKAMADGTLSTLIEAGALITPPGCGLCFGALGGIPADGEVIFTTTNRNFLGRTGNPAAYTYLGSPATAAATALKGRIADPRDVV